TGTTGATCTCTTTATAATTATTCATATTTCGAGTTGTCTTGATTCACcaacattcttttttttaactcttGTCTTGATTCACCAACATTCTCTTTTTTTAACCCTTGTCTATAAAGGTAACAGAGGCTGTGGAGAAACCAGCAGGAGCATTCAGCAACATACTTGTCTCTTTAACACTTGCTAAGGTTTGATTACCACAATACAACCTAttggttaaagaaaaaaaaattaaattatacatatttgagacttatagattaaaaaaaactataaacttatacaaaattgagataataaataaattcaacacTTATTTTGGAACttatagattaaaaaatatataaagttatacatatttgagacttatagattaaaaaaaatataaacttatacaaaattgagataataaataaattcaacacTTATTTTGGAacttatagataaaaaaatataaagttatacatatttgagataatacaaaaatatctaaacttattTTGGAacttatagataaaaaaaatataaagttatacatatttgagaatctaaaaaaatatctaaacttattTTGGAACTTAtaggaaaaagaaaatataaacttatacatatttgagataataaaaaaatatctaaagaaaaatgaataacttataaatttaatttctcAATCAGGATGTCATCATCTTCATCCAATGAAATGGAAGAATTGGAAGAAAGATTGGACGAAGTTTACGAAGATATATGTGAAGATACCATCAACAACATTATCGAGGTCCAAaccaaaaagcaaaagaaacGAGCATATATTGAACGAAACCGTGAAGCAGGACACATCCGGTTATGGAATGACTACTTCTCCGAAAATCCCACATATGAGGAACATATCTTCAGACGCCGTTTCCGTATGAACAAGGAATTATTCATGAGTATTGTCTATGCCCTCTCACAGAACGTTCCATTCTTTCAACATAGACCAGATGCTACCGGGAGGCTTGGTCTTTCGCCACTACAAAAATGTACCGCAGCAATTCGTATGCTTTCTTATGGTTCTGCAGCAGACGCGGTTGACgaatatctccgacttggtgagaGCACGGCACTTTCGTGTTTACATCATTTCACTTATGGAATAGTACAGTTATTTGGGGAGCAGTATCTACGAAGACCCACACCAGAGGATCTTCAACGACTCCTCGATATTGGAGAGAAACGCGGGTTTCCTGGGGGAGCAttgactgtatgcattgggagtggaaaaatTGCCCAACGACTTGGAAAGGACAGTACGCCCGTGGATCAAACAAACCGACAATTGTCTTAGAGGCCGTAGCTTCACAAGATCTTTGGATATGGTGCGCTTTTTTTGGTCCTCCAGGTACCTTAAACGATATTAATGTCCTCGATCGATCtcctgtttttgatgacattatAGAAGGTCGAGCTCCAAGGTTAGAGTACGTGGTCAACGGACACAAGTATAAGTTGGCTTACTATCTCACAGACGGTATATATCCAaaatggtcaacatttatcCAATCTATCTTACGTCCTCAAGGTCCTAAAGCACGATTATTTGTTGAAAAACAAGAAGCAGCCCGAAAAGATGTGGAACGGGCCTTTGGAGTTTTGCAAGCTCGATTTGCGATTGTCAAAAACCCGGCTCTTACAtgggacaaaaaaaagataggaAAGATTATGCGAGCATGTATCATAATACACAATATAATAGTCGAAAATGAACGCAATGGATATACTCGCATCGATATTTCGGAATTTGAAGAAGGAAATGTCACCAGAAGTTCACACGTGGAAACCCAAACCGAGATGCCTacaaatctgaataacatatttgTCAATCAGAACGAGAGAGAACTTCGGGATATCCGTATACATGAACCACTgaaaaagatttagttgagcatatttggaatAAATTTGGTGATGAATAATTATTGTAtctttatgtttaattattctatttttatgtttaattattgtattttattttatttcttggaataaaataattaaaaatttcacttttaaaaaaaaaatatttttttatttctaagaaCTCCTAATTCGAAAACACCATTGGACACACTTTTTAGACTAAGATctttaactattcaaaaaaaaaaaattactaaactaATCCTAAGGATCCACAATGGGTGTCACCATTGCGGATGAGTAGGTATGTGGGTTCGGTTTGAACGGTtaaatttggttcggttttgtCTTACTAAtaataagtatttttttataacatctACTAATAAGTATTATTAAATGTAAATGTTGccccaaaagaaaagaacatttcATTTATGTTTACCCAGgaattaataaaaaggaaaaaatatgtGAAAATGGTACTTATTATATTTAAAGGAAGCAAGTGGTATTAAAGAAGtagataatttataattatgaAACATCATTCAACAAATAGAAGGGTTGACAAGTAcagaatatatataacaaatacaTCAAATAGAAACATACATTCTACAAGCTTGGATACAGCAAACTGGTATATAAAGTCACTCTCAAACCTCCCCCTCAAAGCAACAAATAATACACTAAATGTTACTCACCAAgaaattcttttttaattattattttgatatttttcccCCTTCCTCCTGGCCCAAAGAAATCTCCAC
This window of the Raphanus sativus cultivar WK10039 unplaced genomic scaffold, ASM80110v3 Scaffold4758, whole genome shotgun sequence genome carries:
- the LOC130507549 gene encoding uncharacterized protein LOC130507549, with translation MSSSSSNEMEELEERLDEVYEDICEDTINNIIEVQTKKQKKRAYIERNREAGHIRLWNDYFSENPTYEEHIFRRRFRMNKELFMSIVYALSQNVPFFQHRPDATGRLGLSPLQKCTAAIRMLSYGSAADAVDEYLRLGESTALSCLHHFTYGIVQLFGEQYLRRPTPEDLQRLLDIGEKRGFPGGALTVCIGSGKIAQRLGKDSTLNDINVLDRSPVFDDIIEGRAPRLEYVVNGHKYKLAYYLTDGIYPKWSTFIQSILRPQGPKARLFVEKQEAARKDVERAFGVLQARFAIVKNPALTWDKKKIGKIMRACIIIHNIIVENERNGYTRIDISEFEEGNVTRSSHVETQTEMPTNLNNIFVNQNERELRDIRIHEPLKKI